The Erigeron canadensis isolate Cc75 chromosome 4, C_canadensis_v1, whole genome shotgun sequence genome window below encodes:
- the LOC122595321 gene encoding uncharacterized protein LOC122595321 isoform X1, with product MHHQTTAAGDPTTTNFPYQLIKSETIPSAPTRPESGIDWLPDYLGHTWVAYAASSLLVISHFPSPSENKKDPFFRQVIEVSGDGSGHISSVSWCPASSGEVAASLHNCIGIFAHNNISNHISQQGSFCWGQTAILVQATNVEAIKWTGSGDGLISVGIDVVLWKKDSSWEIAWKFKPEFPQSLVSTTSSIEGLFATAPQNKLINEDSTSVLICHGKSKCIKAELHHRVPVSMIQWRPLVANQWKEKPKHPLKLILLTSCADGTVRLWSEIDDGRAKKNVKIHNDQRPTGSSFRVAATIEINQAVNGILGFDVFVRWATELDGIVNMGKEGSQYFPSEDYHLGKAGKCDWLICFGPKMLVTFWAVHCIDDIYPLRFPRVTLWKKREILGSKVGTSFPLNKSVISRNGFFGPPDVSSIVYLSPCNHLVWSQFHKGISSDDSLSSVTNGTLNIEGHTGKILQIALHPYGCYPELAASLDTNGLILFWSLSNSAMGLSPLNSGCKLYGHFVDQDSQCKYTSLRWAPAIIDDHRVLLMGHAGGINCFLVGQNEDVISCHKLCAIPFIGNSDEDAPPSIWSIPLTSTSNTFLNNKFMVLAIWKCRLRALSWTITINPLEVDFNKNAEFGAYSFESDFSGNRYFTVVDCGSSKFPPPYENDNVTSFAVPSLHNFYTAKTEEQVFNNYAAYHMVTGCYDGSFKLWRCVAAKSLNLDQEWELVGVVVAQEGPIIGVSPTDCGRKIVTVSTTDESNDHSTLHIWESVYIGETGSFLLEDTIQIHGRVVALNWLTIGNGQLLLGVCLQNELQVYSMRRYGGQIIVESEKTENRNMWICLAKTRTLPAIRDFNWGPKATGVIVHDNYFCLTTQWLLPSNEKDISKCMLPEIFSDSDTHDFETLINRNEPCLTRYPIKMNTENCMSYNMSTLIGSKRILEIAARVGGSLPSYLPEALLVHIYSGNWKRAQSVLRHLVEHLTSDNVASKRNPTVNSSHRIPQISLSEYVEGLPTTNINNKAFAWSGNADLGTSSSFQFDQLDYSAWGSNGSSNTFNSNSTKSGLSGLIDSLEKLQDISAITNIEKVQILAVNDLLDEISNSNLSSPYSGLDEPGRRFWVSVRFQQLYSVRRLGRLPSAGELVLDSTLIAWAFHSDCQESLFESLLNTESSWLEMRNMGVGFWYTNKSQLRAKMERLAKQQYLKNRDPKACALLYIALNRVQVLAGLFKISKDEKDKPLVAFLSRNFQDEKNKAAALKNAYVLMGRHQLELAVAFFLLGGDTSSAINVCTKTLGDEQLALVICRLLEGYGGPSEHHITSKFLLPSAYENGDYWKASFLEWLLGNYSKSFLSILGEQVNSPSNTFAILSNHVAFIDPSVGQYCLMLATKNEMKNAIGEYNTTILGRWAILMTSTALSRCGLPVEALECMSSSLSMFSVSEPTSTSDSLEPNILNEKLKPSLSSSNWVSGDVALCMLSLVKYSFALQYMTNLLTEHPSWPESITRSSENHQFDMLLSAFEKKFNAGIAYFEQKYSLIRYHLINMIIVSLYNQGLMFIGSHILQNECISLNGNPSYRSLPMLIMKAIEDFSYLYSRYNLVCRMNCHDTKPQFEASVRVGDTGCWLSSYRIYMKDLLLLVSKIRSGLKLLYGCYAENLLQTPMFILDLCEYYIYFASAWFQKDFKSLFLVLKPVLLTFSSESVSLEANMKSMNNILPELSECLDHNDMISNTTSSTIHDQIGHAIPKTDKWYIIRASLWGLMSGFLKHQCDLLAENVKDDFSVSSPCNLSTYLSSFTLSDHDNDNTKTQLQIVSAVLVKLLKVESEHASSYCAKQLASFLLQKVKDQSNESTILWLEDLCRSTPITNYQGLAQGVDIDLSTITNNVEGSSPFEVLWIMFDNQKMLCGDFAVEYSKWSQLIKQKHSRGWCDAYTSITGEHEASENDSQEVGSPIDPLSSKDSAMKMKHTPFQKPKEVHRINGELLEALCINSIDQQQAAIASNKKGIIFFDWENGRTSFDKSNYIWTDVDWPTDGWAGAESTPIPTCVSPGIGLGSRKGTHLGLGGATIGVGLARPVSTSSLGWEIQEDFEELIDPPATVDNIRTRAFSSHPSRPFFLVGSSNTHVYLWEFGKSTATATYGVLPAANVPPPYALASISAVQFDHCGQRFATAASDGTVCTWQLEVGGRSNVRPTESSLCFNNYTSDVTYVTSSGSIVAASGYSSNNVNVVIWDTLAPLTTSRASIMCHEGGARSICVFANDIGSGSISPLIVTGGKGGDVGVHDFRYIATGRPKKHKNSDNNEQKFNASSTAGLQNKHGDQNRNGMLWYIPKAHAGSVTKISAIPNTSYFLTGSKDGDVKLWDAKRAELVYHWPKLHDRHTFIQPSSRGFGGVVRFETLQAAVTDIQVVSDGFLSCGGDGSVKLVQLRDFL from the exons ATGCACCACCAAACCACCGCCGCCGGAGATCCCACCACCACCAACTTTCCATACCAACTGATCAAATCCGAAACAATCCCATCCGCTCCAACCCGACCCGAATCCGGAATCGACTGGTTACCAGACTATCTGGGTCACACATGGGTTGCATATGCAGCATCATCCCTTTTAGTGATCTCCCACTTTCCATCTCCAtcggaaaacaaaaaagatccGTTTTTTCGACAAGTTATCGAGGTTTCGGGTGATGGGTCGGGTCATATTTCGTCGGTTTCTTGGTGTCCAGCTTCTAGTGGTGAAGTTGCTGCCTCATTGCATAATTGTATTGGAATTTTTGCGCATAATAATATTTCTAATCATATTTCACAACAAG GTTCTTTTTGTTGGGGCCAGACTGCGATACTTGTGCAAGCCACAAACGTGGAGGCCATCAAATGGACAGGTTCAGGAGATGGTCTAATCTCAGTTGGAATTGATGTTGTCTTGTGGAAAAAGGACTCGTCTTGGGAAATAGCTTGGAAATTTAAACCTGAGTTCCCCCAATCCTTGGTTTCCACTACCTCCTCCATTGAAGGCCTGTTTGCAACTGCACCCCAAAATAAATTGATAAATGAAGATTCAACATCTGTGTTGATTTGTCATGGAAAATCAAAATGCATCAAAGCTGAGCTCCATCATCGTGTTCCTGTTTCCATGATTCAGTGGAGGCCTTTGGTAGCAAACCAATGGAAGGAAAAGCCCAAACATCCATTAAAGCTGATATTATTAACAAGCTGTGCTGATGGGACTGTAAGGTTGTGGAGTGAGATCGATGATGGACGGGCCAAGAAGAACGTGAAGATCCATAATGATCAGAGACCAACCGGGTCATCTTTTAGGGTTGCTGCAACAATTGAGATAAATCAAGCAGTAAATGGTATTCTGGGTTTCGATGTGTTTGTAAGATGGGCCACTGAGCTTGATGGTATTGTTAATATGGGTAAAGAAGGTAGTCAATATTTTCCTTCCGAAGACTATCACCTTGGCAAAGCTGGTAAGTGTGATTGGTTAATATGTTTTGGGCCTAAAATGCTGGTAACCTTCTGGGCCGTTCACTGTATCGATGACATTTATCCATTGAGATTCCCACGAGTTACCTTGTGGAAAAAACGAGAGATATTGGGTTCTAAAGTAGGAACAAGCTTTCCACTAAACAAATCTGTTATATCAAGGAATGGGTTCTTTGGCCCACCAGATGTATCCTCTATAGTTTACTTATCACCTTGTAACCATCTGGTGTGGTCACAATTTCATAAAGGCATATCATCAGATGATTCCTTATCGTCTGTTACAAATGGAACCCTAAACATAGAAGGTCACACTGGAAAGATTTTACAAATTGCATTACATCCGTACGGGTGTTATCCTGAACTAGCAGCTTCTTTAGATACCAATGGACTGATCTTATTTTGGTCACTTTCCAACAGTGCCATGGGTTTATCACCATTAAACTCCGGCTGCAAACTGTATGGCCATTTTGTAGATCAAGATTCTCAGTGCAAATACACCAGTTTGAGGTGGGCTCCTGCAATAATAGATGACCATAGGGTTCTACTCATGGGGCATGCTGGAGGCATAAATTGTTTTCTAGTTGGTCAAAATGAAGATGTTATATCATGTCATAAATTGTGTGCTATCCCTTTCATCGGtaattctgatgaagatgcgcCGCCAAGTATATGGTCGATTCCTTTGACTTCTACATCTAACACCTTCCTAAATAACAAGTTTATGGTCTTAGCTATATGGAAGTGCCGTCTTCGGGCACTATCCTGGACTATCACAATTAATCCTTTAGAAGTTGACTTTAACAAAAATGCAGAATTTGGTGCATATTCTTTTGAAAGTGATTTTTCTGGGAATAGATACTTTACAGTTGTTGATTGTGGCTCATCTAAGTTTCCACCCCCGTATGAGAATGATAATGTTACAAGCTTTGCTGTTCCATCTCTGCATAACTTCTATACAGCTAAAACAGAAGAGCAAGTATTCAACAATTATGCTGCATATCACATGGTTACTGGCTGTTATGATGGTAGTTTTAAACTATGGAGATGTGTGGCTGCTAAATCCCTGAATTTGGATCAGGAGTGGGAACTAGTGGGTGTAGTTGTTGCTCAGGAGGGCCCCATCATAGGAGTAAGTCCAACTGATTGTGGTCGAAAGATTGTAACCGTGTCGACCACTGATGAGTCAAATGACCATAGTACCCTCCACATATGGGAATCCGTGTACATAGGAGAAACTGGGAGTTTTTTACTAGAAGACACTATACAGATTCACGGGCGGGTTGTTGCTTTAAATTGGTTAACAATAGGTAATGGTCAGCTACTGCTTGGAGTTTGCTTGCAAAATGAATTGCAGGTGTACTCTATGAGACGCTATGGGGGTCAGATTATAGTTGAATCAGAAAAAACCGAGAATAGAAACATGTGGATTTGTCTCGCAAAAACTCGTACTCTCCCTGCTATTCGAGATTTTAACTGGGGACCTAAAGCAACAGGTGTAATTGTTCATGATAACTATTTTTGTCTAACCACCCAGTGGTTACTCCCAAGCAACGAAAAGGACATATCCAAATGTATGCTTCCTGAAATATTTAGTGATTCCGATACTCATGATTTTGAAACATTGATAAATAGAAATGAACCATGCCTGACCAGATATCCTATAAAAATGAACACCGAGAACTGTATGTCCTATAATATGAGTACATTGATTGGTTCTAAGAGAATCTTGGAAATAGCAGCACGTGTTGGTGGATCTCTGCCCTCCTACCTTCCCGAAGCTCTTTTGGTCCATATTTATTCAG GGAATTGGAAACGTGCACAAAGTGTTCTAAGGCATCTTGTTGAGCATCTTACTTCTGATAATGTTGCTTCGAAGAGAAATCCGACTGTTAATTCTAGCCACAGAATACCACAAATCAGCCTCTCAGAATACGTTGAAGGACTTCCCACTACTAATATTAACAATAAAGCATTCGCATGGAGTGGCAATGCGGATTTAGGCACATCTTCGAGCTTTCAGTTTGATCAACTCGATTACTCTGCTTGGGGTTCTAATGGTTCCAGCAATACATTCAACTCTAATTCTACAAAATCTGGACTGAGTGGACTTATTGATTCTCTTGAGAAGTTACAGGACATTTCAGCTATCACCAACATTGAAAAGGTGCAGATTCTTGCTGTTAATGATCTACTTGATGAAATTAGTAATTCAAATCTGTCTTCACCATATAGTGGCCTTGATGAACCTGGTCGCAG GTTTTGGGTTTCAGTAAGGTTTCAGCAGTTGTATTCTGTCCGTAGACTTGGGAGATTGCCATCAGCGGGGGAGTTGGTCCTTGACTCAACCCTTATTGCTTGGGCATTCCACTCTGATTGTCAAGAAAGTTTGTTTGAATCTCTTTTGAATACTGAATCATCTTGGCTTGAAATGCGCAACATGGGTGTTGGATTTTGGTACACGAATAAATCCCAGTTGCGAGCAAAG ATGGAGAGACTGGCAAAACAGCAATATCTGAAAAATAGAGATCCAAAGGCATGTGCACTTCTATACATAGCTTTAAACAGGGTGCAAGTTTTGGCAGGCCTTTTTAAAATCAGCAAAGACGAAAAAGACAAGCCATTGGTCGCATTTCTTTCACGCAATTTTCAG GATGAGAAAAATAAAGCTGCTGCATTAAAAAATGCGTATGTGTTAATGggcagacatcaactggagcttGCTGTAGCTTTCTTCTTGCTTGGAGGTGATACATCTTCTGCTATCAATGTCTGCACAAAAACTCTTGGAGATGAACAGCTTGCTCTTGTAATTTGTCGTCTTCTTGAAGGGTATGGTGGGCCATCAGAACACCATATAACATCGAAGTTCCTGCTACCATCCGCTTATGAAAATGGCGACTACTGGAAAGCAAGCTTTCTGGAG TGGTTATTAGGTAATTACTCTAAATCTTTCCTGAGCATTCTTGGCGAGCAAGTTAACTCTCCAAGCAATACCTTCGCTATCTTGTCCAACCAtgtagcttttatagatccaagtGTTGGCCAATATTGCTTAATGTTGGCAACTAAAAACGAGATGAAGAATGCTATTGGTGAATATAATACCACGATTCTTGGTAGATGGGCAATTTTGATGACCTCAACTGCATTAAGCAGATGTGGTTTACCC GTTGAAGCTTTGGAATGTATGTCATCTTCTCTCAGCATGTTCAGTGTTTCTGAACCAACAAGTACGTCAGATAGTTTGGAACCGAACATTCTGAATGAGAAGCTGAAGCCATCTTTATCTTCCTCAAATTGGGTATCTGGTGATGTGGCGTTGTGTATGCTGTCACTTGTAAAATACAGTTTTGCATTGCAATACATGACAAATCTGTTAACAGAACATCCGAGTTGGCCGGAAAGCATTACACGATCATCTGAAAATCATCAGTTTGATATGCTGCTTTCAgcttttgaaaagaaatttaatGCAGGAATTGCATATTTTGAGCAGAAGTATTCCTTGATTCGCTACCATCTAATTAATATG ATTATTGTTTCCTTGTATAATCAGGGCCTCATGTTCATTGGTTCCCATATATTACAAAATGAGTGTATATcattaaatggaaatccatcctACCGTTCACTACCCATGCTCATCATGAAGGCTATCGAAGATTTTTCCTATCTATATTCGAGGTATAACTTGGTTTGTAGGATGAATTGCCATGACACAAAACCACAATTTGAGGCTAGTGTGAGGGTTGGTGATACTGGTTGCTGGTTAAGCTCATACAGAATTTATATGAAGGATTTGTTGCTGTTGGTTTCAAAGATAAGATCTGGACTGAAATTGCTCTATGGTTGTTACGCTGAAAATCTTTTACAGACACCTATGTTTATTCTGGATTTATGTGAATACTACATATATTTTGCATCTGCTTGGTTTCAAAAAGATTTCAAGagtctttttcttgttttgaagCCTGTTTTGCTAACATTTTCTAGTGAATCTGTATCATTGGAGGCTAACATGAAATCTATGAACAATATCCTTCCGGAACTATCAGAGTGTCTAGATCATAATGATATGATCAGTAACACCACTAGCTCAACAATTCATGACCAGATTGGACATGCCATTCCTAAGACTGATAAATGGTATATTATACGGGCTTCTTTATGGGGACTCATGTCAGGCTTTCTGAAGCATCAATGTGATTTATTGGCCGAAAATGTTAAAGATGATTTTTCTGTTTCTTCTCCATGCAATCTTTCTACCTACCTATCCAGCTTTACATTATCTGATCATGATAATGACAACACAAAAACACAATTACAGATAGTGTCAGCGGTCTTGGTTAAGTTGCTGAAAGTGGAATCAGAGCATGCGTCATCTTATTGTGCAAAGCAGCTTGCATCATTTTTGTTGCAAAAAGTGAAGGACCAGTCAAATGAATCTACAATTTTGTGGTTAGAAGATCTGTGTAGGTCTACACCAATAACCAATTATCAAGGCCTTGCTCAAGGTGTCGACATTGATCTTTCTACAATAACGAATAATGTAGAAGGGTCATCACCTTTTGAAGTACTGTGGATTATGTTTGATAATCAAAAAATGCTATGTGGAGATTTTGCAGTGGAATATTCCAAGTGGTCACAGCTTATTAAGCAGAAACATTCTAGAGGATGGTGTGATGCATATACAAGCATTACTGGGGAACATGAAGCTTCTGAAAATGACAGTCAAGAAGTTGGATCACCCATTGACCCCTTAAGTAGTAAAGACTCGGCTATGAAGATGAAACACACTCCTTTTCAGAAACCTAAAGAAGTACATAGAATAAATGGAGAACTACTCGAG GCATTGTGCATCAACTCAATTGATCAACAGCAAGCTGCAATTGCTAGCAATAAAAAG GGAATAATTTTCTTTGATTGGGAAAATGGGCGAACTTCCTTTGACAAGTCAAACTATATCTGGACAGATGTTGATTGGCCGACTGATGGGTGGGCTGGAGCTGAATCTACACCCATTCCTACATGTGTTTCTCCTGGCATTGGTCTTGGAAGTAGGAAGGGGACCCACCTTGGTTTGGGTGGGGCGACCATCGGTGTTGGTTTAGCAAGACCAGTAAGCACTTCTAGTCTTGGTTGGGAGATTCAAGAAGATTTTGAGGAGTTAATTGATCCACCTGCAACTGTAGATAATATTAGGACACGTGCATTTTCAAGCCACCCTTCTAGACCTTTCTTTTTGGTTGGTTCAAGTAATACACATGTATATTTATGGGAG TTTGGTAAAAGTACAGCTACAGCTACATACGGGGTCCTTCCTGCTGCAAATGTCCCTCCACCATATGCTCTTGCATCAATATCAGCTGTGCAGTTTGATCATTGTGGGCAACGATTTGCTACTGCTGCATCGGATGGAACGGTTTGCACATGGCAGCTCGAAGTTGGTGGAAGGAGCAATGTTCGTCCAACCGAATCATCTCTCTGCTTTAACAACTACACATC GGATGTGACATACGTTACTTCAAGTGGATCAATTGTTGCAGCATCAGGTTATAGTTCCAACAATGTTAATGTAGTTATATGGGATACACTTGCCCCACTTACTACGTCTCGAGCTTCAATAATGTGTCATGAAG GTGGTGCACGCTCAATTTGTGTTTTTGCTAATGACATAGGAAGTGGTTCTATTTCTCCTCTAATTGTGACTGGTGGAAAGGGTGGCGATGTTGGAGTTCATGATTTTCGTTACATAGCTACTGGAAGACCAaaaaaacataagaattcaGATAACAATGAACAAAAGTTTAATGCATCTTCAACGGCAGGCTTGCAAAATAAACACGGGGACCAGAATCGAAATGGGATGCTTTGGTACATACCAAAGGCTCATGCAG GGAGTGTTACCAAGATATCAGCTATCCCAAATACCAGTTATTTCTTAACCGGAAGCAAAGATGGAGACGTTAAGCTTTGGGATGCTAAGAGGGCCGAGTTAGTATATCATTGGCCAAAATTGCATGATAGACACACCTTCATTCAACCTAGTTCACGAGGATTTGGAGGCGTTGTTAGG TTTGAAACGCTGCAGGCTGCTGTGACCGATATTCAAGTTGTTTCTGATGGTTTTCTTTCATGTGGGGGAGATGGTTCTGTTAAGCTGGTTCAACTTAGAGATTTTCTATAG